Genomic window (Aerosakkonema funiforme FACHB-1375):
CGAAACGGACGCTTAGCGGCGCACCGGGAGCGTTGGGGACGGAAAATTAGCGAGCGACGAAAATAACTGCAAATTGCATAAAATAGCGGTAATGAAGATCTAACATAAACGCTAATGGCTCAAGCAAACGGAAATATTGCCACCCTGACGGTAGATATCGGCGGTAGTGGCGTCAAAGTCATGGTTTTGAACGAAGATGGCACTCCTCGAACAGAACGCAAGCGAGTACCGACACCGCAACCCCCCAAAACAGAACCGATAATAAATGCGATCGCAGATTTAGCCGCAGGACAAGGTGACTTCGATCGCATCTCGGTAGGCTTTCCCGGCGTAGTGCAAAACGGCATCATTAAAACTGCGGTAAACTTAGATCCGGATTGGATCGATTTCGATCTAGCAACAGTTCTTTCCCAGAAATTAAACAAACCTGTGCGCGTCGCCAACGATGCAGATATTCAGGGTTTTGGCGCAATTTCTGGGCATGGAGTGGAATTAGTAATTACACTGGGTACAGGCTTCGGATCGGCATTATTTATCAACGGTAAATTAGTGCCGAATTTAGAAATGGGTCACCATCCGTTTCGCAAAGGTCAAACCTACGAAGAACAACTGGGACGTGCTGCTTTAGACGAAGTTGGCAAGAAAAAATGGAACTCCCGTCTGGAAAAAGCTATTTACTGCTTAGAGCATTTGTTCAATTACGACCAACTCTATATTGGCGGCGGTAACACAGATGAAATGACGATAAATTTGCCGCCTAATGCCAAAATAGTACCTAATGTGAATGGGTTATTAGGGGGCATAGCTTTGTGGCGAGAATAGTACTGTAAACCTGACTTTAAAATACACAGGCTAGTGGGGAGAAAAAATTTTTCATTATTGTTACAGGCATCGCGTAATACTTCTACTAAGTAGATAGTAGGATTGCTATTTCTTCAGTAACAAGATGAAAAACTCTTGCCCATACTTGCCTATGTAAACTTTTCCATATTTAGTTGCCGAACACTTATAGGTAATTGTATAACAATATCAATAATGTGAAAAATACTCTCACCGAAATTTTTAGGAGGGCGATCGGTCAGACATTTTAGATAAAAATATTTTATCTATGGGAGCGGGCTCGCTGATTCGTAAGCGTCTGGGAATTTAACTGAAAATATAGGTCTCTCAGCCAA
Coding sequences:
- a CDS encoding ROK family protein → MAQANGNIATLTVDIGGSGVKVMVLNEDGTPRTERKRVPTPQPPKTEPIINAIADLAAGQGDFDRISVGFPGVVQNGIIKTAVNLDPDWIDFDLATVLSQKLNKPVRVANDADIQGFGAISGHGVELVITLGTGFGSALFINGKLVPNLEMGHHPFRKGQTYEEQLGRAALDEVGKKKWNSRLEKAIYCLEHLFNYDQLYIGGGNTDEMTINLPPNAKIVPNVNGLLGGIALWRE